The following coding sequences are from one Rathayibacter sp. SW19 window:
- the infB gene encoding translation initiation factor IF-2, which produces MAAKPRVHEVASEFGVDSKVALAKLKELGEFVKGPSSSIEPPVARKLRAALEADGAKASAAQAAAAPVATAVKTAAKATASAPDAAKPASSGAPTPSSAGRVPVPGARQAEKAAASVAAPAVKAEAKPATVAAEAAPAATHEPQGEHKVAPAVHPGASAPHPGTPRPGNNPFASSQGMGQRPAGVPRPGNNPFASSQGMGQRPTPGNIPRPAAPRPGSPRPGSPRPAGAGRPGAPRTGGPGGARTGGGFQRPGGAGGAGAGGFQRPGGGFGGPRPSGGGGRGRGPGGGTAGAFGRGGGKSRARKSKRTKRQEFELREAPSLGGVSVPRGDGSTIVRLRRGASISDFADKIDASPGNLVTVLFHLGEMATATESLDEATFGILGEELGYKIQIVSPEDEDKELLEGFDIDLEAELDEETDEDLEVRPPVVTVMGHVDHGKTRLLDAIRHANVVSGEAGGITQHIGAYQVVAEHDGRDRAITFIDTPGHEAFTAMRARGAQVTDIAILVVAADDGIMPQTIEALNHAQAAAVPIVVAVNKIDKPDANPAKVRQQLTEFGLVAEEYGGDVMFVDVSARENIGITELLDAVLLTADAGLDLRANPNKDARGVAIEAKLDKGRGAVATVLIQSGTLHVGDSIVAGTAYGRVRAMMDENGDPVEAALPSRPVQVQGLSSVPRAGDTFLVTDEDRTARQIAEKREAAERNAQLAKARKRISLEDFTRALEEGKVESLNLIIKGDVSGAVEALEESLMKIEVDDSVQLRIIHRGVGAITESDVNLATIDNAIIVGFNVRPDPKARERAAREGVDIRFYSVIYNAIDEIENSLKGMLKPEFEEVQSGVAEIREIFRSSKFGNIAGVVVRSGTITRNAKARVIRDGVVVGDNLVIESLRRFKDDVTEVRTDFEAGIGLGKFNDIQIGDEIETIEMREKPRS; this is translated from the coding sequence GTGGCTGCAAAACCACGCGTACACGAAGTCGCAAGCGAGTTCGGCGTCGACAGCAAGGTCGCCCTGGCGAAACTCAAGGAATTGGGTGAGTTCGTCAAGGGCCCGTCGTCGAGCATTGAACCTCCGGTTGCCCGAAAACTGAGGGCTGCCCTCGAGGCCGACGGCGCAAAGGCGTCGGCGGCACAAGCCGCCGCGGCGCCGGTCGCCACCGCAGTCAAGACGGCTGCGAAGGCGACAGCCTCGGCTCCGGATGCGGCGAAGCCCGCGTCGTCCGGCGCGCCGACACCGTCATCAGCAGGCAGAGTCCCCGTTCCCGGTGCCCGACAGGCGGAGAAGGCGGCAGCATCCGTTGCGGCGCCCGCGGTGAAAGCCGAGGCGAAGCCTGCCACCGTGGCGGCAGAAGCCGCGCCGGCCGCAACGCACGAGCCGCAGGGCGAGCACAAGGTCGCTCCGGCCGTGCACCCCGGCGCATCCGCACCGCACCCTGGCACGCCCCGCCCAGGTAACAATCCGTTCGCGAGTTCACAAGGCATGGGGCAGCGCCCAGCCGGTGTGCCCCGACCGGGCAACAACCCGTTTGCGAGTTCGCAAGGCATGGGGCAGCGGCCGACCCCGGGCAACATCCCACGCCCGGCCGCCCCGCGTCCAGGTTCACCGCGCCCCGGTTCACCCCGCCCGGCCGGTGCCGGACGCCCCGGTGCCCCGCGTACCGGTGGCCCCGGTGGCGCACGCACCGGCGGCGGTTTCCAGCGCCCCGGCGGCGCAGGCGGCGCCGGTGCCGGCGGCTTCCAGCGCCCTGGCGGCGGCTTCGGCGGCCCGCGCCCATCCGGTGGTGGCGGCCGCGGTCGTGGCCCAGGCGGCGGCACTGCCGGTGCATTCGGTCGCGGCGGCGGCAAGAGCCGTGCCCGCAAGTCGAAGCGTACGAAGCGGCAAGAGTTCGAGCTGCGCGAGGCGCCGTCGCTCGGCGGCGTGAGTGTTCCGCGCGGCGACGGGAGCACCATTGTGCGGTTGCGCCGCGGCGCATCCATTTCGGACTTCGCGGACAAGATCGATGCGAGCCCGGGCAACCTGGTGACCGTGCTGTTCCACCTCGGTGAGATGGCAACGGCGACCGAGTCTCTCGATGAGGCGACGTTCGGCATCCTGGGTGAAGAGCTGGGCTACAAGATCCAGATCGTGTCCCCGGAGGACGAGGACAAAGAGCTGCTCGAAGGCTTCGACATCGACCTCGAGGCAGAACTCGACGAGGAAACCGATGAGGACCTCGAGGTCCGCCCGCCGGTTGTCACCGTCATGGGCCACGTCGATCATGGTAAGACGCGTCTTCTCGACGCGATCCGGCACGCCAACGTGGTCTCGGGCGAGGCCGGCGGCATCACCCAGCACATCGGTGCCTACCAGGTGGTCGCGGAGCACGACGGTCGCGACCGTGCCATTACCTTCATCGACACCCCTGGTCACGAGGCGTTCACCGCCATGCGTGCTCGTGGTGCGCAGGTGACGGACATCGCGATCCTCGTGGTCGCGGCCGACGACGGCATCATGCCGCAGACGATTGAGGCGCTTAACCACGCTCAGGCAGCGGCCGTGCCGATCGTGGTGGCCGTGAACAAGATCGACAAGCCTGACGCCAACCCAGCCAAGGTGCGCCAGCAGCTGACTGAATTCGGCCTGGTCGCCGAGGAGTATGGCGGCGACGTCATGTTCGTCGACGTGTCTGCTCGTGAGAATATCGGCATCACCGAGCTTCTGGATGCCGTGCTGCTGACAGCGGATGCCGGGCTCGACTTGCGCGCTAATCCAAACAAGGATGCCCGCGGCGTCGCGATCGAGGCGAAGCTCGACAAGGGTCGTGGTGCTGTTGCAACCGTGCTGATCCAGTCCGGAACGTTGCACGTCGGTGACTCGATCGTCGCAGGAACGGCCTATGGCCGCGTCCGCGCGATGATGGACGAGAACGGCGACCCGGTGGAAGCGGCACTCCCGTCCCGCCCGGTGCAGGTGCAGGGTCTGTCCAGTGTTCCGCGAGCCGGCGACACGTTCCTCGTCACCGACGAGGACCGCACTGCCCGCCAGATCGCCGAGAAGCGCGAAGCCGCAGAGCGCAATGCACAGTTGGCGAAGGCCCGCAAGCGTATTTCGCTCGAGGACTTCACGCGTGCGCTTGAAGAGGGCAAGGTCGAGTCGCTGAACCTGATCATCAAGGGTGACGTTTCCGGTGCCGTCGAGGCGCTGGAGGAGTCGCTGATGAAGATTGAGGTGGACGACAGCGTTCAGCTGCGGATCATTCACCGCGGTGTCGGCGCGATCACCGAGTCGGACGTCAACCTCGCAACGATCGATAACGCGATCATCGTCGGGTTCAATGTTCGCCCCGACCCGAAGGCGCGCGAGCGTGCCGCTCGTGAGGGTGTGGACATCCGTTTCTACTCGGTCATCTACAACGCGATCGACGAGATCGAGAACTCGCTCAAGGGCATGCTCAAGCCAGAGTTCGAAGAGGTGCAGTCCGGTGTCGCGGAGATCCGCGAGATCTTCCGCTCCTCCAAGTTCGGCAACATCGCCGGAGTCGTGGTGCGTAGCGGTACGATCACGCGCAATGCCAAGGCACGCGTCATCCGTGATGGCGTCGTCGTCGGCGACAACCTTGTGATCGAGTCTCTGCGTCGGTTCAAGGATGACGTCACCGAGGTGCGCACGGACTTCGAAGCCGGTATCGGCCTCGGCAAGTTCAACGACATCCAGATCGGTGACGAGATCGAGACGATCGAAATGCGGGAGAAGCCGCGCTCGTAA
- the rbfA gene encoding 30S ribosome-binding factor RbfA, with protein sequence MADPARARKLADRIKVIIAKRLERGLRDPRMGFATITDVQVTGDLQHASVFYTVYGTEEERNDTAAALKAATGMLRSEVGKNITARLTPSLEFFLDAIPENAAQIEGLLRQARDRDAEVAGIAATAEYAGDEDPYVKPRELDDEDNELGDLGR encoded by the coding sequence ATGGCAGATCCGGCACGGGCGAGAAAACTCGCCGACAGAATCAAGGTGATCATCGCCAAGCGCCTCGAGCGGGGGTTGCGCGACCCGAGAATGGGCTTCGCCACGATCACGGACGTGCAGGTGACCGGCGACCTGCAGCACGCGAGCGTGTTCTACACGGTGTACGGCACAGAGGAAGAACGCAACGACACGGCTGCGGCGTTGAAGGCTGCAACCGGTATGCTGCGCAGTGAGGTCGGCAAGAACATCACAGCGCGGCTCACGCCGAGCCTGGAGTTCTTCCTCGATGCGATCCCGGAGAACGCCGCGCAGATCGAAGGCCTGCTACGCCAGGCACGAGACCGCGATGCAGAAGTGGCCGGGATCGCCGCAACGGCAGAATACGCCGGCGACGAAGACCCGTACGTGAAGCCGCGCGAGCTCGACGACGAGGACAACGAGCTCGGCGACCTCGGTCGCTGA